Genomic segment of Bdellovibrio bacteriovorus:
TGTTGGAGCAAACTCACCGAGTTTGTGACCAATCATGTTCTCAGTGATGTAAACTGGAACGAACTTTCTTCCGTTATGAACCGCAAAAGTCAGTCCAATTGTCTCTGGAAGAATTGTTGAGCGGCGAGACCAAGTTTTAATAACTTTTTTATCATTTTTTTCGATCGCAGTGTCGATCTTCTTTTGAAGATGCAAATCGACGAATGGACCTTTTTTAATCGAGCGTGCCACCTTTTACTCCTACTTACGTCTCTTGATAATTGAAGAGTTGGTTCTCTTGTTATTTCTAGTTTTGTAACCCTTACAAGGTTGACCCCAAGGAGTTACTGGGTGATGCCCTTTACCAACACCCTCACCACCACCCAATGGATGGTCGACAGGGTTCATGTGCATACCACGAACTGAAGGACGGATACCTCTCCAACGAGAGCGACCTGCTTTACCAAGATTGATGTTTTCGTTGTCAGTGTTACCAACTTGACCGATTGAAGCTTTGCACACAGACAAGATTTGCTTCAATTCGCCAGACGGCATACGTACTTGGCAGTATTGTTCACCTTTACCAGCCAAAGTTGCTGTAGCACCCGCGCCACGGCAAACTTGACCACCTTTACCCGGACGCATTTCGATGTTGTGGATCACAGTACCAACTGGGATCGCAGCCAAAGAAAGGCAGTTACCTGGTTTGATGTCGGCTTTATCAGAAGAAAGAACTGTATCACCTACGTTCAATCCAACTGGAGCGATGATGTACGCCTTAGCGCCATCTACGTAAGAGATAAGAGCGATACGGCAAGTTCTGTTTGGATCGTACTCGATCGCAACAACTTTTGCTGGAACGTCTACTTTAGTTCTTTTGAAATCAACCAAACGGTATTTTCTCTTATGACCGCCACCTTGGTGACGGATAGTGATTTGACCGTGGTTGTTACGAGCAGCTTTATTATGTAGAGGTTCAACTAGAGATTTCTCTGGAGTTGTTTTCGTGATTTCTTTGAAATCGAAACCAGTCATTCCTCTGCGACCATGAGAGCGTGGGGCAAATGTTTTAATACCCATCTTTATACTCCCTCAAAAAGAGCGATCTTCTCACCTTCAACAAGCTTAACGTAAGCTTTTTTCCAGTAAGGGACCTTTGTTAATCCGAATTTAGTGTACTTCGAGTGACCGCGGCAAACGCTAGTTCTAACGCTGTCTACTTTCACTTTGAAGTTCTTTTCTACCGCAGCTTTGATGTCAGTCTTAGTAGACTTAAGATCTACTTCGAACACATACACGCCAGCAGCGTTGTGATATGTATTTTTCTCTGTGATAAGAGGAGCTTTAATTACTTGTTTCATTACGCTTTCTCCAATGAGCAACGATCTACGATTTTTGCTACAGAGTCTTTTGTGATCACTGCTGCATCGTATTTCAATAGATCGAATACGTTCAAACCTTCAACTGGGAAGTATTTGAAAGATTGTAAGTTTTTAGAAGCGCGACCGAACTTTTCGTTCACAGCAGCGTCAACCAAAACAGCTTTTGTTAGACCGAAAGCTTTCAAACGTTTGTTAAGCTCAGCAGTTTTACCTTCAGATTGCATGCTGTCCACGATGAACAACTTGCCTTCTTTTTGAAGGTGAGAAAGTGCCATGCTCAAACCTAAACGACGAACTTTTTTAGGTAGAACGAAAGCGTAGCTACGAGGTTGTGGACCGAACATAGTACCACCACCAGGCATCAAAGGAGAACGTGAAGAACCTTGACGAGCTCCACCAGTACCTTTTTGTTTGAATGGCTTTTTACCACCGCCAGACACAAGACCTTTTGTTTTAGTCATGTGTGTACCTTGACGACGAGCCGCCAATTGCCATTGAACTACAGTGTGAAGAACTTCCTTTTTAACAGGAGCTTCGAACACGTCAGCAGCCAATTCAACTGATCCAACTTTTTCTTTTTTCCAGTTTAATACGTTTACTGTTGCCATACTATTCTCTCACCAACTTAACTAAAGTGTTTCTGGCACCAGGAACAGGACCCTTAACCATAAGAACGTTTTCGTCCGCTAGAACTTGAACGATCTCAACATTTTTTACAGTCACTGTTTCGTTACCCAAATGACCAGGGAATTTTTTACCAGGCATTACACGACCCGGCCATGTTCTGTTACCAGAAGAACCCGGACGACGGTGGAATTTAGAACCGTGGGCACCAGGACCACCGGCAAAGTTCCA
This window contains:
- the rpsS gene encoding 30S ribosomal protein S19, giving the protein MARSIKKGPFVDLHLQKKIDTAIEKNDKKVIKTWSRRSTILPETIGLTFAVHNGRKFVPVYITENMIGHKLGEFAPTRTFQGHAEKKAAAPAAAKK
- the rplB gene encoding 50S ribosomal protein L2 translates to MGIKTFAPRSHGRRGMTGFDFKEITKTTPEKSLVEPLHNKAARNNHGQITIRHQGGGHKRKYRLVDFKRTKVDVPAKVVAIEYDPNRTCRIALISYVDGAKAYIIAPVGLNVGDTVLSSDKADIKPGNCLSLAAIPVGTVIHNIEMRPGKGGQVCRGAGATATLAGKGEQYCQVRMPSGELKQILSVCKASIGQVGNTDNENINLGKAGRSRWRGIRPSVRGMHMNPVDHPLGGGEGVGKGHHPVTPWGQPCKGYKTRNNKRTNSSIIKRRK
- the rplW gene encoding 50S ribosomal protein L23 produces the protein MKQVIKAPLITEKNTYHNAAGVYVFEVDLKSTKTDIKAAVEKNFKVKVDSVRTSVCRGHSKYTKFGLTKVPYWKKAYVKLVEGEKIALFEGV
- the rplD gene encoding 50S ribosomal protein L4; translated protein: MATVNVLNWKKEKVGSVELAADVFEAPVKKEVLHTVVQWQLAARRQGTHMTKTKGLVSGGGKKPFKQKGTGGARQGSSRSPLMPGGGTMFGPQPRSYAFVLPKKVRRLGLSMALSHLQKEGKLFIVDSMQSEGKTAELNKRLKAFGLTKAVLVDAAVNEKFGRASKNLQSFKYFPVEGLNVFDLLKYDAAVITKDSVAKIVDRCSLEKA